In Conger conger chromosome 5, fConCon1.1, whole genome shotgun sequence, the DNA window TATGAGTTTGCTGATGTCTGGTGAAGTGTGATGACGAGTCAAagttcttcccacactgggcgcagcGGTATAGCCGCTCCCCTGTATGGCTTAGTGTGTGGACTGTCAATTCATATTTAGATTTGAAGCTCTTTTCAcagtgggagcagtggtatgggcgTTCCGCcatatgtctttgtgtgtggagtgacaattctgattttgatttgaagCTCTTTTCAcagtgggagcagtggtatgggcgTTCCCCAGTATGTAGTCGTGAGTGGACTGTCAATTCAGATTTTGAAATGAAGCTccacccacactgggagcagtggtgtgGCCGCTCCCCTGTATGGATTTGCAGGTGTCTGGTGAGATTCGATGACAAGGCatagctcttcccacactgggagcagtggtatgggcgTTCCCCTGTATGAATTAACTTGTGGCCTgtcaatcctttttttgatttgtagttcttcccacactgggagcagtggtatagCCGCTCCCCtgtatggctttgtgtgtgGACTGTCAATTCATAGTTAAATTTGAAGCTCTTTTCAcagtgggagcagtggtatgggcgTTCCCCcatatgtctttgtgtgtggtgtgacaaTTCTGATTTTGACTTGAAGCTCTTTTCAcagtgggagcagtggtatgggcgTTCCCCGGTATGTAGTCGTGAGTGGATTGTCAATTCAGATTTTGAGATGAAGCTccacccacactgggagcagtggtgtgGCCGCTCCCCTGAATGGGTTCGCTTGTGTTTGGCCAGGTGCGATGATGAGCCAAAgatcttcccacactgggagcagtggtatggtcGCTCGCCTGTATGGGTTCGCTTGTGTGTGGTCAGATACGATGACGAGAtaaaactcttcccacactgggagcagtggtatggccgtTCCCCTGTATGGATTTGGGTGTGGACTTTCAAATCTGATTTAGATTTGAAGCTctttccacactgggagcagtggtatggacGTTCCCCTGTATGGGTTCGCTGGTGTCTGGTCAGGAGCGATGACGAGACAAAGCTCTTcgcacactgggagcagtggtatggccgCTCCCCTGTATGCCTTCGTGTGTGGACTTTCAATCCAGATTTGTTTTTGTAGCTCTTTTCACACTGGGAGCAATGATATAGCCGCCCCTCTGTGTGGTGTTTCTGGTGGACTGTCAGTCGTGACTTGGATAGGAAGCTctttccacactgggagcagtggtatggacGTTCCCCTGGATGGGTTCGCTGGTGTCTGGTCAGGAGCGATGACGAGACAAAGCTCTTCGCACACTGCGAGCAGTGGTATGGCCGCTCCCCTGTATGCCTTCGTGTGTGGACTGTCAATCCAGATTTGTTTTTGTAGCTCTTTTCACACTGGGAGCAATGATATAGCCGCACCTCTGTGTGGTTTTTCTGGTGGACTGTCAGTCGTGACTTGGATaggaagctcttcccacacagGGGGCAATTGTGGGGCCCTGAAGTgcctgtgtgggactgtgttggGATGGGGAGTGTCTCAGGGGCTTTGGAGAACTGAGGTGTTCTGCTGTTGGATGGGTTCTCAGCTCCACTTTTTCCAGACACCAGAGTCTCTCTGAGCTGCTCTGCATGGACATTTTCCAAGTGCTGGTGAAGattcacttcctctgtgtgaACAAATGGGGACTGAGAGCAGGCAAAGACCTCAGACGATGCCACAACCATTTGtcctgaggagagagaagatgCACATCAAATATTAAGCCTAGAGGAAATGGAGATACAAGACTTTGATAAATATCACTCAactcgagaaaaaaaaaaacgtgtacATCTGTGTACTTTCTCTCCTTGTCCTTGGTCAGATAAATGACTACACAGCATCTCTTACAGCTGAAAAAACAAAGGCTGGAAATAGAAATGCCTGTTCTTTGAGAAAATGATCAGAAGGGATCTTAACCTGTGTACTGTTTCCTTGGGAAGATGACTGTAGGGTTATGGGAGGCTTCAAGACAGAGCCTGTTCAAGACAAATTAAGGCACATTATATAGTTGTCTAAGGTTGGCAGAGAAAGAACAGCTACACCCAGGGCTTATTCCAATTACTTATTTTTCTgatctcttttctttttcttgcacttacacctagctccacccatcaagAGAGGCAAGGAAAAATTGCAAGACAAAATAAGATGGGGAGATCGAtagaatgtc includes these proteins:
- the LOC133128020 gene encoding zinc finger protein 883-like isoform X2 is translated as MGQMVVASSEVFACSQSPFVHTEEVNLHQHLENVHAEQLRETLVSGKSGAENPSNSRTPQFSKAPETLPIPTQSHTGTSGPHNCPLCGKSFLSKSRLTVHQKNHTEVRLYHCSQCEKSYKNKSGLTVHTRRHTGERPYHCSQCAKSFVSSSLLTRHQRTHPGERPYHCSQCGKSFLSKSRLTVHQKHHTEGRLYHCSQCEKSYKNKSGLKVHTRRHTGERPYHCSQCAKSFVSSSLLTRHQRTHTGERPYHCSQCGKSFKSKSDLKVHTQIHTGERPYHCSQCGKSFISSSYLTTHKRTHTGERPYHCSQCGKIFGSSSHLAKHKRTHSGERPHHCSQCGWSFISKSELTIHSRLHTGERPYHCSHCEKSFKSKSELSHHTQRHMGERPYHCSHCEKSFKFNYELTVHTQSHTGERLYHCSQCGKNYKSKKGLTGHKLIHTGERPYHCSQCGKSYALSSNLTRHLQIHTGERPHHCSQCGWSFISKSELTVHSRLHTGERPYHCSHCEKSFKSKSELSLHTQRHMAERPYHCSHCEKSFKSKYELTVHTLSHTGERLYRCAQCGKNFDSSSHFTRHQQTHRGERPHHCSQCGKSFKSKSGLTIHTRVHTGERPYHCSHCEKSFKSKSELSHHTRRHKGERPYQCSQCWKKLTSKTGLKYHQLTHTREGPYYCSQFGKIFKSKSQFTIHMRSHPEEGYTTAPSVARTSKQNQY
- the LOC133128020 gene encoding zinc finger protein 271-like isoform X1 gives rise to the protein MEECKLASLSHPPIRRVVDSTKLTPCNSKSESLPDSMRCLSPAVKAQSVIESTDSTGMEPKARLNRSYDIAERTEWKTLYEMTQEEKDRLSNMKEEVEECEERQSVKIEREDGVMDDKGLRREQEKPRDEQKWKGGAYLTCQTHKFEIGVKSEYGQQDMEEMSNLVTACLLNQPRVVICRIKITGNSVPESLCPFARKEGQGVTSRQRWQELSPMKGKCSLSQMDQVMTWKRKMIGQLARPQKHQSASSENGLCLEASHNPTVIFPRKQYTGQMVVASSEVFACSQSPFVHTEEVNLHQHLENVHAEQLRETLVSGKSGAENPSNSRTPQFSKAPETLPIPTQSHTGTSGPHNCPLCGKSFLSKSRLTVHQKNHTEVRLYHCSQCEKSYKNKSGLTVHTRRHTGERPYHCSQCAKSFVSSSLLTRHQRTHPGERPYHCSQCGKSFLSKSRLTVHQKHHTEGRLYHCSQCEKSYKNKSGLKVHTRRHTGERPYHCSQCAKSFVSSSLLTRHQRTHTGERPYHCSQCGKSFKSKSDLKVHTQIHTGERPYHCSQCGKSFISSSYLTTHKRTHTGERPYHCSQCGKIFGSSSHLAKHKRTHSGERPHHCSQCGWSFISKSELTIHSRLHTGERPYHCSHCEKSFKSKSELSHHTQRHMGERPYHCSHCEKSFKFNYELTVHTQSHTGERLYHCSQCGKNYKSKKGLTGHKLIHTGERPYHCSQCGKSYALSSNLTRHLQIHTGERPHHCSQCGWSFISKSELTVHSRLHTGERPYHCSHCEKSFKSKSELSLHTQRHMAERPYHCSHCEKSFKSKYELTVHTLSHTGERLYRCAQCGKNFDSSSHFTRHQQTHRGERPHHCSQCGKSFKSKSGLTIHTRVHTGERPYHCSHCEKSFKSKSELSHHTRRHKGERPYQCSQCWKKLTSKTGLKYHQLTHTREGPYYCSQFGKIFKSKSQFTIHMRSHPEEGYTTAPSVARTSKQNQY